The Odocoileus virginianus isolate 20LAN1187 ecotype Illinois chromosome 30, Ovbor_1.2, whole genome shotgun sequence genome window below encodes:
- the NIPAL3 gene encoding NIPA-like protein 3 isoform X3, translating to MTGDNIIRHLVSWPFLLYMLVEIILFCLLLYFYKERSANNIVVILLLVALLGSMTVVTVKAVAGMLVLSIQGNLQLDYPIFYVMVVCMVATAVYQAAFLGQASQMYDSSLIASVGYILSTTVAITAGAVFYLDFLGQDVLHVCMFALGCLIAFLGVFLITRNRKKAIPFEPYISMDAMPGMQNMHDKGMTVQPDLKASFSYGALENNDNISEIYAPATLPVMQEEHGSRNASGVPYRVLEHTKKE from the exons CTCGTGGAGATCATTCTCTTCTGCCTGCTTCTGTACTTCTACAAGGAGAGGAGCGCCAACAACATCGTGGTGATTCTCCTCTTGGTGGCCTTACTCG GCTCGATGACTGTGGTGACGGTGAAGGCTGTGGCCGGGATGCTGGTCCTGTCCATACAGGGGAACCTGCAGCTTGACTACCCCATCTTCTATGTGATGGTCGTCTGCATGGTGGCCACTGCCGTCTATCAAGCCGC GTTTTTAGGTCAAGCCTCGCAGATGTATGACTCCTCTCTGATCGCCAGCGTGGGCTACATTCTGTCCACCACCGTGGCCATCACAGCAG GCGCCGTCTTCTACCTGGACTTCCTCGGGCAGGATGTGCTGCACGTCTGCATGTTTGCACTGGG GTGCCTCATCGCATTCTTGGGCGTCTTCTTAATCACACGGAATAGGAAGAAGGCCATTCCCTTCGAGCCCTATATCTCCATGGATGCCATGCCAG GTATGCAAAACATGCATGACAAGGGGATGACCGTCCAGCCTGACCTCAAAGCTTCTTTTTCCTATGGGGCACTGGAAAACAACGATAACATTTCTGAGATCTACGCCCCCGCCACACTGCCTGTCATGCAAGAAGAACACGGCTCCAGAAATGCCTCTGGGGTTCCCTACCGCGTCTTGGAACACACCAAGAAGGAGTGA